From a single Girardinichthys multiradiatus isolate DD_20200921_A chromosome 17, DD_fGirMul_XY1, whole genome shotgun sequence genomic region:
- the cand1 gene encoding cullin-associated NEDD8-dissociated protein 1: protein MASASYHISNLLEKMTSSDKDFRFMATNDLMTELQKDSIKLDDDSERKVVRMILKLLEDKNGEVQNLAVKCLGPLVSKVKEYQVETIVDTLCTNMLSDKEQLRDISSIGLKTVIGELPPASSGSALAASVCKKITGRLTSAIAKQEDVSVQLEALDIMADMLCRQGGLLVNFHPSILSCLLPQLTSPRLAVRKRTIMALGHLVMSCGNLVFIDLIEHLLTELGRNDNMSTTRTYIQCTAAISRQAGHRIGEYLEKIIPLVVKFCNVDDDELREYCIQAFESFVRRCPKEVYPHVPTIISICLRYLTYDPNYNFDDEDEDDNAMDAEQNDEDYQGSDDEYSDDDDMSWKVRRAAAKCLDAVVSTRHEMLPEFYRSVSPALVCRFKEREENVKADVFHAYLSLLKQTRPAQSWLADPDAMEQGETPLTMLQSQVPMIVKALHKQLKEKSVKTRQCCFNMLTELVNVLPGALTQHIPVLIPGIIFSLNDKSSSSNLKIDALSCLHVIMVTHPAHAFHAHVPALVLPVVACVGDPFYKITSEALLVTQQLVKVIRPLDNQSEGSDSFDPSPYINDLFTCTIKRLKAADIDQEVKEQAISCMGQIICNLGDRLPNELPGTLLIFLERLKNEITRLTTVKALTLIAGSPLKIDLRPVLPDAVPILASFLRKNQRALKLCTLAALDILLRNYRSAVTPVMVDAVLAELPPLISESDMHVSQMALSFLSTLAVTHPPSLSQLAGGNILLQLIALVRSPLLQGGALAAMLDFYQALVATNSPGLGYMDLLRMLTGPVYSQSAVLPHKQAYCSIAKCVAALTRACPTEGPAVVGQFIQDVKNSRSTDSIRLLALLSLGEVGHHVDLSSQPELKTVILDAFSSSSEEVKSAASYALGSIAVGNLPEYLPFVLQEISSSKRQYLLLHSLKEIISSASVSGLKPYVESVWSLLLKHCECQEEGTRNVVAECLGKLTLIDPETLLPRLKGYLLSGSSYARSSVVTAVKFTISDQPQPIDPLLKNCIGDFLKTLEDPDLNVRRVALVTFNSAAHNKPSLIRELLDSVLPHLYNETKVRKELIREVEMGPFKHTVDDGLDLRKAAFECMYTLLDSCLDRLDIFTFLNHVEDGLKDHYDIKMLTFLMLARLSSLCPSAVLQRLDRLVEPLRATCTTKVKANSVKQEFEKQDELKRSAMRAVVALLTIPEAEKSPLMSEFQSQISSNQELAAIFDSIQRDSSSANMDSMDTS from the exons ATGGCGAGCGCCTCATACCACATCTCCAACCTGCTGGAGAAAATGACCTCCAGCGACAAAGATTTCAG GTTTATGGCCACAAACGACCTGATGACAGAGCTTCAGAAAGATTCGATCAAACTGGACGACGACAGTGAGAGAAAG GTGGTGAGAATGATCCTCAAACTGTTAGAAGACAAAAACGGAGAAGTTCAGAACTTGGCCGTTAAATG TCTGGGCCCTCTGGTCAGCAAAGTGAAGGAGTATCAGGTGGAGACGATCGTGGATACTCTGTGCACAAACATGCTGTCAGACAAAGAACAGCTGCGAGACATTTCTTCCATCGGGCTCAAAACTGTGATTGGAGAGTTACCTCCTGCCTCCAGCG GCTCTGCTTTGGCTGCCAGTGTTTGCAAGAAGATAACGGGTCGACTGACGAGCGCCATCGCCAAACAGGAAGACGTGTCAGTGCAACTGGAGGCGCTCGACATCATGGCTGACATGCTCTGCAG ACAGGGTGGCCTGTTGGTGAATTTCCATCCCTCTATCCTCAGCTGTTTGCTCCCTCAGCTCACCTCCCCTAGACTGGCTGTCAGAAAG AGGACAATCATGGCTCTGGGCCACCTGGTGATGTCCTGTGGGAACCTAGTCTTCATCGATCTGATCGAGCACCTCCTTACAGAGCTGGGGAGGAACGACAACATGTCGACCACCAGGACATACATCCAGTGCACGGCAGCCATTAGCAGGCAGGCGGGACACAGGATCG GAGAGTATCTGGAGAAGATCATCCCTCTGGTGGTGAAGTTCTGCAACGTGGACGATGATGAGCTCAGAGAGTACTGCATCCAGGCCTTTGAGTCCTTCGTCAGGAG gtgtcCTAAAGAAGTTTATCCCCACGTTCCAACGATCATCTCCATCTGCCTTCGCTACTTGACCTACGACCCCAACTACAACtttgatgatgaagatgaggatGATAACGCCATGGACGCTGAGCAGAACGATGAAGACTACCAGG GTAGCGATGATGAATACAGCGACGATGATGACATGAGCTGGAAGGTCCGGAGGGCGGCGGCCAAATGTCTGGACGCCGTGGTCTCAACTCGTCACGAGATGCTGCCGGAGTTCTATCGCTCCGTTTCACCTGCGCTCGTCTGCCGCTTCAAG GAGAGGGAGGAGAACGTGAAGGCGGATGTTTTTCACGCGTACCTGTCGCTGCTGAAACAGACCCGACCGGCTCAGAGCTGGTTGGCTGATCCCGACGCCATGGAGCAGGGGGAGACGCCGCTAACGATGCTGCAGAGTCAG GTACCTATGATCGTCAAAGCTCTTCACAAACAGCTGAAGGAGAAAAGTGTCAAAACTCGTCAGTGTTGTTTCAACATGTTGACCGAACTAGTCAACGTCCTCCCAGGAGCCCTGACACAACACATCCCAGTACTGATACCAG GTATCATCTTCTCTCTGAACGATAAGTCAAGCAGCTCCAACCTGAAGATCGACGCTCTGTCTTGCCTCCACGTCATCATGGTCACGCACCCTGCTCACGCCTTCCACGCCCATGTCCCCGCCCTCGTACTGCCCGTGGTGGCCTGTGTGGGAGACCCCTTTTATAAGATCACCTCTGAGGCTTTGCTCGTCACCCAGCAGCTTGTCAAG GTGATCAGACCCTTGGATAACCAATCAGAGGGCTCAGACAGCTTTGACCCCTCCCCCTACATCAATGACCTTTTCACCTGCACGATTAAACGCCTGAAAGCCGCTGACATTGATCAGGAGGTCAAAGAGCAAGCCATTTCCTGCATGGGACAGATCATTTGTAACCTAG GCGACCGTCTGCCCAATGAACTTCCAGGAACTCTACTGATCTTTTTAGAGCGTCTAAAGAATGAGATCACACGGCTGACCACGGTCAAAG cATTGACGCTGATCGCTGGGTCTCCTCTGAAGATCGATCTGAGGCCCGTTCTTCCTGATGCTGTTCCAATCCTCGCCTCCTTCCTCAGGAAGAACCAGCGAGCCCTGAAGCTCTGCACGCTGGCTGCTCTGGACATCCTGCTCAGAAACTACAG gtccgctgttacccccgtCATGGTGGACGCTGTTCTGGCCGAGCTGCCGCCTCTCATCTCGGAGAGCGACATGCACGTGTCTCAGATGGCGCTGAGCTTCCTGTCCACGCTGGCAGTGACACACCCGCCCTCGCTGAGTCAGCTGGCCGGGGGGAACATCCTGCTGCAGCTCATCGCGCTGGTCAGATCGCCGCTCCTGCAGGGAGGAGCGCTTGCCGCCATGCTCGACTTTTACCAG GCTCTGGTAGCCACCAACAGTCCAGGTTTGGGTTACATGGACCTGCTGAGGATGCTGACGGGCCCGGTGTACTCTCAGAGTGCTGTTCTGCCTCACAAACAGGCATACTGCTCCATCGCTAAATGTGTGGCCGCTCTGACCAGAGCCTGTCCAACCGAGGGGCCCGCTGTGGTGGGACAGTTCATCCAG GATGTGAAGAACAGTCGCTCCACAGACTCCATCAGACTGCTTGCTCTGCTCTCATTGGGCGAGGTGGGACACCATGTGGACCTCAGCAGCCAACCAGAGCTCAAGACAGTAATTCTGGATGCCTTCTCCTCCTCTAGTGAAGAG GTGAAATCTGCAGCGTCGTACGCTCTCGGCAGCATCGCAGTGGGGAATCTTCCGGAGTATCTGCCTTTCGTCCTGCAGGAGATCTCCTCCTCCAAGAGGCAGTACCTGCTGCTGCACTCCCTCAAGGAGATCATCA GCTCGGCGTCTGTGTCCGGCTTGAAGCCCTACGTGGAGTCGGTTTGGTCTCTGCTGCTCAAACACTGCGAGTGTCAGGAGGAGGGAACCAGGAACGTGGTGGCTGAGTGTTTGGGCAAACTGACGCTGATCGACCCTGAAACACTGCTGCCCCGCCTCAAGGGATACCTGCTTTCAG GTTCATCATATGCCAGGAGCTCCGTGGTAACGGCAGTGAAGTTCACCATCTCTGACCAGCCACAGCCCATCGATCCACTGCTAAAGAACTGCATAG GTGATTTCCTGAAGACGTTGGAAGACCCGGACCTGAACGTGCGCCGTGTTGCCTTGGTAACATTTAACTCTGCAGCCCACAATAAACCCAGTTTGATCAGAGAGCTGCTGGACTCAGTTTTACCGCATCTTTACAACGAGACCAAAGTGAGAAAGGAGCTGATCCGAGAG GTGGAGATGGGTCCATTCAAACATACGGTGGACGATGGGCTGGACTTGAGGAAGGCTGCGTTTGAGTGCATGTATACTCTGCTGGATAGCTGCTTAGACCGACTTGACATCTTCACCTTCCTGAATCACGTGGAGGACGGTCTGAAGGACCACTATGATATTAAG ATGCTGACCTTCCTGATGCTGGCTAGACTGTCGTCACTTTGTCCCAGTGCTGTGCTGCAGAGACTGGACAGATTGGTGGAGCCGCTGAGAGCTACCTGCACCACTaag GTAAAGGCGAACTCGGTGAAACAGGAGTTTGAGAAACAGGATGAGCTGAAGCGGTCGGCGATGCGAGCGGTCGTTGCACTGCTGACGATTCCAGAGGCCGAGAAGTCGCCGCTGATGTCAGAGTTCCAGTCCCAGATCTCTTCCAATCAGGAGCTAGCAGCCATCTTCGACTCCATCCAGAGAGACTCCAGCTCCGCCAACATGGATTCCATGGACACCAGTTAA